The proteins below come from a single Vicugna pacos chromosome 13, VicPac4, whole genome shotgun sequence genomic window:
- the DIO1 gene encoding type I iodothyronine deiodinase encodes MGLSLPGLWLKRLWVLFQVVLHVALGKVLLTLFPGRVKQDILAMSQRTGMAQNPHFSYENWIPTFFSTQYFWFILKVRWQRLEDTTEQGGLAPDCPVVCLSGQRCNIWDFMQGNRPLVLNFGSCTUPSFIFKFDQFKRLIEDFNSIADFLIIYIEEAHASDGWAFKNNVDIKNHRNLQDRLRAAHLLLDRSPQCPVVVDTMKNQSSQLYAALPERLYVLQEGRILYKGKPGPWNYHPEEVRAVLEKLHS; translated from the exons ATGGGGCTGTCCCTGCCAGGGCTATGGCTGAAGAGGCTCTGGGTGCTCTTTCAGGTGGTCCTGCACGTGGCCCTGGGCAAAGTGCTCCTGACACTGTTTCCCGGGAGAGTCAAGCAGGACATCCTGGCCATGAGTCAGAGGACTGGCATGGCCCAGAACCCCCACTTCTCCTATGAAAACTGGATCCCCACCTTCTTCAGCACCCAGtatttctggttcatcctgaagGTCCGTTGGCAGCGACTGGAGGACACGACCGAGCAAGGGGGTCTGGCCCCAGACTGCCCCGTGGTCTGCCTGTCAGGACAGAGGTGCAACATCTGGGACTTCATGCAAG GCAACAGGCCTTTGGTGCTGAATTTTGGAAGTTGCACCTgaccttcatttattttcaaatttgacCAGTTCAAGAGACTTATTGAAGATTTTAATTCCATAGCAGATTTTCTCATCATTTACATTGAAGAAGCACATGCATCAG ATGGCTGGGCTTTTAAGAATAACGTGGACATCAAGAATCACCGGAATCTCCAGGACCGCCTGCGGGCAGCCCACCTGCTGCTGGACAGAAGCCCCCAGTGCCCTGTGGTGGTGGACACAATGAAGAACCAGAGCAGCCAGCTCTACGCAGCGCTGCCCGAGAGGCTCTATGTGCTCCAGGAAGGCAGGATCCTGTATAAG GGTAAACCTGGTCCATGGAACTACCATCCAGAGGAAGTGCGTGCCGTTCTGGAAAAGCTCCACAGTTAA
- the YIPF1 gene encoding protein YIPF1 produces MAAVDDLQFEEFGDATTSLAANPDATTISIEDPGETPKHQPGPPRGSGREEDDELLGNDDSDKTELLAGQKKSSPFWTFEYYQTFFDVDTYQVFDRIKGSLLPIPGKNFVRLYIRSNPDLYGPFWICATLVFAIAISGNLSNFLIHLGEKTYHYVPEFRKVSIAATIIYAYAWLVPLALWGFLVWRNSKVMNIVSYSFLEIVCVYGYSLFIYIPTAILWIIPQKAVRWILVTIALGISGSVLAMTFWPAVREDNRRIALATVVTIVLLHMLLSVGCLAYFFDAPEMDHLPATTAAPNQTVAAAKSH; encoded by the exons ATGGCAGCTGTAGATGACTTGCAGTTTGAAG AATTTGGTGATGCAACCACTTCTCTAGCAGCAAACCCAGATGCCACTACAATAAGCATCGAGGATCCTGGTGAAACCCCAAAACATCAGCCAGGACCCCCAAGAGGCTCAGGAAGAGAAGAGGATGATGAGTTACTAGGAAATGATGACTCTGACAAAACTGAG CTACTTGCTGGACAGAAGAAAAGCTCCCCCTTCTGGACGTTTGAATACTACCAAACATTCTTTGATGTAGACACTTACCAG GTCTTTGACAGAATAAAAGGGTCTCTTTTGCCAATACCAGGAAAAAACTTTGTGAGGTTATATATCCGCAGCAATCCAGATCTCTATG GCCCCTTTTGGATATGTGCCACACTGGTCTTTGCCATAGCAATTAGTGGGAATCTTTCCAACTTCTTAATCCATCTGGGAGAGAAGACATACCATTATGTGCCCGAATTCCGAAAAG TGTCCATCGCAGCCACAATCATCTATGCCTATGCCTGGCTGGTTCCTCTCGCACTCTGGGGTTTCCTCGTGTGGAGAAACAGCAAAGTCATGAACATCGTCTCCTATTCATTTTTGGAGATCGTGTGCGTCTATGGCTATTCACTCTTCATTTACATTCCCACGGCA ATACTGTGGATCATCCCCCAGAAAGCCGTCCGTTGGATTCTAGTCACGATTGCCCTGGGCATCTCAGGCTCTGTCTTGGCAATGACATTTTGGCCAGCTGTTCGTGAGGACAACCGACGCATCGCGTTGGCCACCGTTGTGACAATTGTGTTGCTTCACATGCTGCTTTCTGTGGGCTGCTTG GCCTACTTCTTTGATGCACCAGAGATGGACCACCTCCCAGCAACCACAGCTGCTCCAAACCAGACAGTTGCAGCAGCCAAGTCCCACTAA